One window of Mustela lutreola isolate mMusLut2 chromosome 13, mMusLut2.pri, whole genome shotgun sequence genomic DNA carries:
- the MRPL57 gene encoding large ribosomal subunit protein mL63, which produces MFLTALLRRNRIPGRQWIGKHRRPRTVSSQAKQNMIRRLEIEAENHYWLSMPYLTAEQEYGHAAGRRAAAFEAIKAASMSKFPPHRFVVDQLDHLNVSKKWS; this is translated from the coding sequence ATGTTCCTGACCGCCCTCCTCCGCCGTAATCGCATTCCTGGCAGACAGTGGATTGGGAAGCACCGGCGGCCGCGGACCGTGTCTTCCCAGGCGAAGCAGAACATGATCCGTCGCCTGGAGATAGAGGCGGAGAACCATTACTGGCTGAGCATGCCCTACCTCACCGCGGAGCAGGAGTACGGCCACGCCGCGGGGCGCAGGGCGGCGGCCTTCGAGGCCATTAAGGCGGCCAGCATGTCCAAGTTCCCCCCCCACAGATTTGTGGTAGACCAGCTCGACCATCTCAATGTGAGCAAGAAGTGGTCCTGA